Proteins from a single region of Neodiprion virginianus isolate iyNeoVirg1 chromosome 4, iyNeoVirg1.1, whole genome shotgun sequence:
- the LOC124302385 gene encoding prolactin-releasing peptide receptor-like: protein MGNGNNTSFEYPDWDLTANAGVQAAFCILYGNIFVLGLCGNALVCFVVARNRQMQTVTNLFITNLALSDVLLCILAVPFTPLYTFLGGWVFGNTLCHLVPYAQGASIYISTLTLTGIAVDRFSVIIYPFRPRMRVEACLAIIAGIWVVALVLTLPYGIYMQLQENRYKLCEENWPSEDFRMVFSSLTSILQFVLPFFVIAYCYVCVSVRLNDRAKAKPGSKTSRREEADKERKRRTNRMLIAMVSIFGVSWLPLNIVNVLNDFYLPVTDWSYYRLCFFMTHCLAMSSTCYNPFLYAWLNENFRKEFKQVIPCFRRAYEGRNPNGKSVGGLRTERTCDGEADVDGNGVGIGVEAFLEETLLRVPDANVTGSELVVLDRSTGSSSDPKDKRRSVALRDVAEDAL, encoded by the exons ATGGGGAACGGTAACAATACGAGTTTCGAGTACCCGGACTGGGACCTGACGGCGAACGCGGGAGTCCAGGCGGCGTTCTGCATCCTCTACGGGAACATATTCGTCCTGGGCTTGTGCGGCAACGCTCTTGTGTGTTTCGTGGTGGCGCGAAACCGGCAGATGCAGACGGTGACGAACCTCTTCATAACGAACCTGGCGCTGAGCGACGTCCTCCTCTGCATCCTGGCCGTGCCCTTCACACCCCTCTACACCTTCCTCGGCGGGTGGGTGTTCGGCAACACGCTCTGCCACCTGGTACCCTACGCCCAGGGCGCCAGTATCTACATAAGCACCCTGACCCTGACCGGTATCGCCGTCGATCGTTTCTCCGTGATAATCTACCCGTTCCGGCCGCGGATGCGGGTCGAGGCCTGCCTCGCCATCATCGCCGGGATATGGGTCGTAGCCCTGGTCCTAACCCTGCCGTACGGCATCTACATGCAGCTGCAGGAGAATCGGTACAAGCTCTGCGAGGAGAACTGGCCCAGCGAAGACTTCAGGATGGTCTTCAGCAGCCTCACGTCCATTCTCCAATTCGTGCTGCCCTTCTTCGTCATCGCTTACTGCTACGTCTGCGTGTCCGTCAGGCTCAACGACCGCGCCAAGGCCAAACCCGGATCCAAGACCAGCCGACGCGAGGAGGCCGATAAGGAGCGGAAACGGCGCACCAACCGCATGCTCATCGCCATGGTCTCGATCTTCGGCGTCTCCTGGCTTCCTCTCAACATCGTCAACGTCCTCAACGACTTCTATTTACCCGTCACGGACTGGTCCTACTACAGGCTCTGCTTCTTCATGACGCACTGCCTCGCGATGAGCAGCACGTGCTACAATCCCTTCCTCTACGCCTGGCTAAACGAGAACTTTCGCAAGGAGTTCAAGCAG GTGATTCCGTGCTTTAGACGCGCCTACGAGGGGCGAAATCCCAACGGGAAATCCGTCGGTGGACTTCGGACCGAACGGACCTGCGACGGTGAGGCTGACGTTGACGGAAACGGCGTTGGAATCGGTGTGGAGGCCTTTCTAGAGGAGACGCTGCTTCGCGTTCCTGACGCCAATGTAACGGGGTCCGAACTCGTCGTCCTCGACCGCTCCACTGGCTCCTCGTCCGACCCAAAGGACAAACGACGCTCAGTCGCCCTTCGCGACGTAGCTGAGGACGCGTTGTAG
- the LOC124302386 gene encoding protein ALP1-like, with translation MMEYDWNELLTLLTPAIKKQDTVMRQAISPRDRLTVTLRYLATGNTFQDLSYSTRIAANTISKVIDETLRAIVEVLDSKVWNFPSSLEEWQVIAHKFDTLWNFPHCIGALDGKHINFRPPRNDGSIYRNYKGKDSIVLLGLVDAEYRFLFVDVGRNGRMHDSAVLRESPLWTKINDGTLNLPAPCEIPGFCYKLPYVIVGNDAFALKPNLLKPYPDRNLTLDKRIFNYRLSHARRTVENAFGILANRWRVLLSTISLSVQKVQRITYACVLLHNYLINKSNNDSSQWYVPHNYRISTRVDSNCNAVQLSEGQNASLYLRNNRSSNEVLEIRDKFCEYFNTTGIVPFQYTAIERGNY, from the coding sequence ATGATGGAATATGACTGGAATGAGTTGTTGACACTTCTGACTCCGGCCATAAAAAAACAGGATACCGTTATGCGTCAAGCTATATCACCGAGGGACAGACTCACTGTGACTCTTCGATATTTAGCAACGGGCAATACCTTTCAAGATTTGAGCTACTCCACTCGCATAGCCGCGAACacaatttcaaaagtgattGACGAAACTTTAAGAGCAATAGTAGAAGTACTCGACTCAAAAGTATGGAATTTCCCATCATCGCTGGAGGAATGGCAGGTTATCGCtcacaaattcgatactttATGGAATTTTCCTCATTGCATCGGTGCGCTGGATGGGAAACACATCAATTTTCGTCCCCCTCGAAATGACGGATCGATTTACCGTAATTATAAGGGAAAAGACAGCATTGTGCTTCTGGGTCTTGTCGATGCTGAATACAGATTTTTGTTCGTTGACGTCGGAAGAAATGGACGTATGCACGATTCTGCTGTTTTGCGTGAGAGCCCATTATGGACTAAGATCAACGATGGAACGTTGAACTTACCTGCTCCATGTGAAATTCCAGGCTTTTGTTACAAATTACCGTACGTGATTGTCGGTAACGACGCATTTGCCTTGAAACCTAATTTGTTAAAGCCGTATCCGGATAGAAACTTGACGCTTGACAAAAGAATATTCAACTACAGATTGAGCCATGCTCGCAGAACTGTTGAAAACGCTTTTGGCATACTGGCAAACAGATGGCGCGTTTTACTTTCTACGATATCTCTCTCCGTTCAAAAAGTACAGAGAATAACTTACGCGTGTGTActtttacataattatttaatcaataaatCTAACAATGATTCCAGTCAATGGTACGTACCGCATAATTACAGAATCTCAACCCGCGTTGATAGTAATTGTAATGCAGTACAATTATCTGAAGGGCAGAATGCCTCCCTATATCTGAGAAATAACCGAAGCAGTAACGAAGTTCTAGAGATACGagataaattttgtgaatacTTTAATACTACAGGCATAGTGCCATTTCAATATACCGCTATTGAACGAGGTAACTATTAG